In one Stenotrophomonas maltophilia genomic region, the following are encoded:
- a CDS encoding helix-turn-helix domain-containing protein, with protein MFSTPYPQVRQGAATPNPAAADDGDALHFCSTCAFSDACMSQGYDKAALGELHVLVDHVGPFHAGDYIFRAGEPFDSIAAVRAGMVKTFVDDSQGNEQVLGFSLPGEVIGLNAIHEARFPCNAVALDTVYLCRISFPRLSLLATRMPGLQARLFSLLSAEIGKVALLAANHRTEERMAAFLLDMSERYARRGFSATRFNLTMARTEIANYLRMAPETASRVLRRLSDDGIIAVRQREILLLQPERLALLASADESDPN; from the coding sequence ATGTTCTCCACTCCGTACCCCCAGGTTCGCCAGGGCGCGGCGACGCCGAACCCCGCCGCTGCCGATGACGGCGACGCGCTGCACTTCTGCAGTACCTGTGCATTCTCCGATGCCTGCATGTCGCAGGGGTATGACAAGGCCGCGCTGGGCGAACTGCATGTGCTGGTCGACCATGTCGGCCCGTTCCACGCGGGCGACTACATCTTCCGCGCCGGCGAGCCGTTCGATTCGATCGCGGCGGTGCGTGCCGGCATGGTCAAGACGTTTGTCGATGACAGCCAGGGCAACGAGCAGGTGCTCGGTTTCAGTCTGCCCGGTGAGGTGATCGGCCTGAACGCGATCCACGAGGCACGCTTTCCCTGCAATGCCGTGGCGCTGGATACCGTGTACCTGTGCCGGATCTCATTCCCCAGGCTGAGCCTGCTGGCCACCCGCATGCCGGGCCTGCAGGCGCGGCTGTTCAGCCTGCTCAGTGCGGAGATCGGCAAGGTTGCCCTGCTGGCGGCCAACCATCGCACCGAAGAGCGGATGGCCGCGTTCCTGCTGGACATGTCCGAGCGCTACGCACGCCGCGGGTTCTCCGCCACCCGGTTCAACCTGACGATGGCACGCACCGAGATCGCCAATTACCTGCGGATGGCACCGGAAACCGCCAGCCGCGTGCTGCGCCGGCTGAGCGATGATGGGATCATCGCGGTCAGGCAGCGGGAAATCCTGTTGTTGCAGCCCGAGCGCCTGGCATTGCTGGCATCGGCCGATGAATCCGATCCGAACTGA
- the modB gene encoding molybdate ABC transporter permease subunit, whose protein sequence is MDLDWSALGLSLKVAGWATAINLVLGVGLGALLARRRFPGRELLDSLLTLPMVLPPTVLGYYLLVLIGRNGPIGAWLQSWFGINLIFTWQAAVVAAAVASLPLVFKPARAAFEDVDGQLEQAARTLGVSEAAVFFRITLPLAWRGILAGLLLAFARAMGEFGATLMVAGSIPGRTQTLSIAIYEAVQAGQDGRANALVILTSVVCIVILLLAARLVGGHRRELRDVA, encoded by the coding sequence ATGGACCTGGACTGGAGCGCGCTGGGGTTGTCGCTGAAGGTCGCCGGCTGGGCCACGGCGATCAATCTGGTGCTGGGCGTTGGATTGGGGGCGTTGCTGGCGCGTCGGCGCTTCCCCGGCCGCGAACTGCTGGATTCGCTGCTGACCCTGCCGATGGTGCTGCCGCCGACGGTGCTCGGTTATTACCTGCTGGTGCTGATAGGGCGCAACGGCCCCATTGGCGCGTGGTTGCAGTCGTGGTTCGGCATCAACCTGATCTTTACCTGGCAGGCGGCGGTGGTCGCCGCGGCAGTGGCTTCGCTGCCGCTGGTGTTCAAGCCGGCACGCGCGGCGTTCGAGGATGTGGACGGGCAGCTGGAGCAGGCCGCGCGCACGCTCGGCGTGTCGGAGGCGGCGGTGTTCTTCCGCATCACGCTGCCGCTGGCCTGGCGCGGCATTCTCGCCGGCCTCCTGCTGGCGTTTGCCCGGGCGATGGGTGAGTTCGGCGCGACGCTGATGGTGGCCGGCAGCATCCCGGGTCGTACGCAGACGCTGTCGATCGCCATCTACGAGGCGGTGCAGGCAGGGCAGGACGGCAGGGCCAATGCGCTGGTGATCCTGACGTCGGTAGTGTGCATCGTCATCCTGCTGCTGGCGGCACGCCTGGTGGGCGGGCATCGCAGGGAGCTGCGCGATGTGGCTTGA
- the modA gene encoding molybdate ABC transporter substrate-binding protein: MMRAGLMLLGMLASLPAYAAGLTVSAASSLTESFRELGAAYEKAHPGARVDFNFAASGVLLQQISRGAPVDVFASADEVTMDQAQRQGLLAAGTREVFAVNALWVVVPPQTRGGPRSLKDLAGADVRRLALGNPDSVPVGRYAKGALEAADLWPSVQSRIVTTQNVRQSLDYVARGEVDAGFVYATDAQAMAGRVRRAFAVPVSGRIAYPLAVTRASTQPAEARRFATFVRSAQGQAILARHGFGKP; the protein is encoded by the coding sequence ATGATGCGAGCGGGACTGATGTTGCTGGGGATGCTGGCGTCGCTGCCGGCGTACGCAGCCGGGCTGACGGTATCGGCGGCGTCGAGCCTGACCGAGAGCTTCCGTGAACTCGGTGCCGCCTATGAGAAGGCCCACCCCGGCGCCCGGGTCGATTTCAACTTCGCCGCCTCCGGCGTGCTGCTGCAGCAGATCAGCCGGGGCGCACCGGTCGATGTGTTTGCTTCGGCCGACGAAGTCACCATGGATCAGGCACAGCGGCAGGGCCTGCTGGCTGCCGGTACCCGCGAGGTGTTCGCGGTGAACGCGCTGTGGGTGGTGGTGCCGCCGCAGACCCGGGGCGGGCCGCGTAGCCTGAAGGATCTCGCGGGTGCCGACGTGCGGCGCCTCGCGCTGGGCAACCCGGACAGCGTGCCGGTCGGCCGCTATGCCAAGGGTGCGCTGGAAGCGGCGGACCTGTGGCCGTCGGTGCAGAGCAGGATCGTCACCACGCAGAACGTGCGCCAGTCGCTGGATTACGTGGCGCGGGGCGAAGTGGACGCCGGTTTCGTCTACGCCACCGACGCACAGGCCATGGCCGGCCGCGTGCGTCGTGCCTTCGCAGTGCCGGTGTCCGGACGCATCGCCTATCCGCTGGCGGTGACCCGGGCCAGCACGCAGCCAGCCGAAGCCAGGCGCTTCGCCACCTTCGTGCGGTCGGCACAAGGTCAGGCGATCCTGGCCAGGCACGGGTTCGGCAAGCCCTGA
- a CDS encoding sulfite reductase flavoprotein subunit alpha, with protein MTTIAATPVRRLLVGFASESGNARALAQRLGADPGLQALAPQVLPFNDIDVASLGQGDVLLAISSSFGDGEPPANGERFFQSVCQTGSLPGLRYAVFGLGDTGYPRFCGFTRALDAALSERQAQPLLRRVDADLGYERFFQQWQPVLRQVLEGDAAAGQDLHLQVTAYGDDNAFAAPIVERHRVNSSDPAAWHLQLDIAGSGMVYRAGDTVHVLPDHDPALLQALATWYGDNAAIAMLQDRELRLLGRGVLRELARLGGSERLRSLLKVSQKRELDAYLHGLDVLDILQDHASPDRVPLARLRDILSARLPRAYSIASHPGNGQLSLCIREVRYTLRGRERSGTATGSLLRGGSHARVYCRSNPGFHLADTGSAPLLLIGTGTGIAPLIGLVQQVQANGCGRELHLVFGEKHCEHDYLYREQLQDWHARGVLAGLHPAFSRDGTEKVYVQHVLRQRAREVRQVLSRGGHLYLCGNKRHLEDAVREAIDAIGGQGHWDLLRGEGRIHCELY; from the coding sequence GTGACCACCATCGCTGCCACACCGGTTCGCCGCCTGCTGGTGGGTTTCGCCTCCGAATCGGGCAATGCCCGCGCCCTGGCCCAGCGCCTGGGCGCGGACCCGGGCCTGCAAGCGCTCGCGCCGCAGGTGCTGCCGTTCAACGACATTGACGTTGCCAGCCTGGGCCAGGGCGATGTGCTGCTGGCGATCTCCAGTTCGTTCGGCGACGGCGAGCCGCCCGCCAACGGCGAACGCTTCTTCCAGAGCGTGTGCCAGACCGGGTCGCTGCCCGGCCTGCGCTACGCGGTGTTCGGCCTGGGCGACACCGGCTACCCTCGATTCTGCGGCTTCACCCGAGCGCTGGACGCGGCGCTGAGCGAACGCCAAGCCCAGCCGCTGCTGCGGCGGGTCGACGCCGACCTCGGCTATGAACGGTTCTTCCAGCAGTGGCAGCCGGTGCTCCGCCAGGTGCTCGAGGGCGATGCCGCCGCCGGCCAGGACCTGCATCTGCAGGTTACCGCCTACGGTGACGACAATGCCTTCGCCGCGCCCATCGTCGAGCGCCACCGCGTCAACAGCAGTGATCCGGCCGCGTGGCACCTGCAGCTGGATATTGCCGGCAGTGGCATGGTCTACCGCGCCGGCGACACGGTGCACGTGCTGCCGGACCACGACCCTGCACTGCTGCAGGCCCTTGCCACCTGGTACGGCGACAATGCGGCCATCGCCATGCTGCAGGACCGCGAACTGCGGCTGCTGGGCAGGGGCGTGCTGCGCGAGCTGGCCAGGCTGGGCGGCAGCGAGCGGTTGAGGTCGCTGCTGAAGGTCAGCCAGAAGCGCGAGCTGGATGCCTACCTGCACGGTCTGGACGTGCTGGATATCCTGCAGGACCACGCCAGCCCGGACCGCGTGCCGCTGGCCAGGCTGCGCGACATCCTGTCAGCGCGCCTGCCACGGGCCTACTCTATCGCCTCGCATCCCGGCAACGGCCAGCTGAGCCTGTGCATACGCGAAGTGCGCTACACCCTGCGCGGCCGCGAGCGTTCCGGTACCGCCACCGGCAGCCTGCTGCGGGGGGGCAGCCACGCCCGCGTGTACTGCCGCTCCAATCCCGGCTTCCATCTGGCCGACACCGGCAGCGCGCCCCTGCTGCTGATCGGCACCGGAACCGGCATCGCGCCGCTGATCGGCCTGGTGCAGCAGGTGCAGGCCAATGGCTGCGGACGCGAACTGCATCTTGTGTTCGGCGAGAAGCATTGCGAACACGATTACCTCTATCGCGAGCAGCTGCAGGACTGGCATGCGCGCGGCGTGCTCGCCGGCCTGCATCCTGCCTTCTCGCGTGACGGAACCGAAAAGGTGTATGTGCAGCATGTGCTGCGGCAGCGCGCCCGCGAAGTAAGGCAGGTGTTGTCCCGCGGCGGGCACCTGTACCTGTGCGGCAACAAGCGCCACCTGGAAGACGCGGTGCGCGAGGCCATCGACGCCATTGGCGGCCAGGGGCATTGGGACCTGCTGCGCGGGGAGGGCCGCATTCACTGCGAGCTGTACTGA
- a CDS encoding PAS domain-containing protein codes for MHDTPDNSQLLNALQKVMVISTTDLQGNITYANDLFCTLTGFAREELIGRPHSIVRHPDVPKAVYKDMWDTIKAGGIWTGIVPNLGKGGVLYVVDTTVQPLFDAEGNITAYISIRRVVNDLMQDFEQVEFSKEKFDDFYEAA; via the coding sequence ATGCACGACACCCCCGACAACAGCCAGCTCCTGAACGCCCTGCAGAAGGTCATGGTGATCTCCACCACTGACCTGCAGGGCAACATCACCTACGCCAATGATCTGTTCTGCACGCTCACCGGCTTCGCACGTGAAGAACTGATCGGCCGGCCGCACAGCATCGTGCGCCATCCGGATGTGCCCAAGGCCGTCTACAAGGACATGTGGGACACGATCAAGGCCGGCGGCATCTGGACCGGCATCGTGCCGAACCTGGGCAAGGGTGGCGTGCTCTATGTGGTCGACACCACCGTGCAGCCGCTGTTCGACGCCGAAGGCAACATCACCGCGTACATCAGCATCCGCCGTGTGGTGAACGACCTGATGCAGGACTTCGAGCAGGTCGAGTTCAGCAAGGAGAAATTCGACGACTTCTACGAGGCCGCGTGA
- the mobA gene encoding molybdenum cofactor guanylyltransferase, with the protein MAMTTSTAIDGIVLAGGLSSRMGRDKALLPWRGRTLLEHMRDVLIEAGAQRVWVSGDHPAFDGIPDQVARCGPLGGLYSVSLAMPDTVAWVVPVDMPSLTGALLHRLHGVPSACSVFSGEPLPMCLQIDDHCRRALRTLIEDPQARRSLRALQERLAATALPLPENERALLFNCNTGADWESIAT; encoded by the coding sequence ATGGCCATGACCACGAGCACGGCCATTGACGGCATCGTGCTGGCTGGAGGCCTGTCCAGCCGCATGGGCCGCGACAAGGCGCTGCTGCCCTGGCGCGGGCGCACCCTGCTTGAGCACATGCGTGACGTGTTGATCGAGGCCGGTGCGCAGCGGGTGTGGGTGAGCGGTGACCATCCGGCCTTCGATGGCATTCCCGACCAGGTCGCGCGCTGCGGCCCGCTGGGCGGGCTTTACAGCGTGTCTCTGGCCATGCCCGATACCGTTGCGTGGGTGGTGCCGGTGGACATGCCCAGCTTGACCGGCGCCCTGCTGCATCGGCTGCACGGGGTGCCTTCCGCCTGCAGCGTGTTCTCCGGCGAGCCATTGCCGATGTGTCTGCAGATCGATGATCATTGCCGGCGGGCCCTGCGGACCTTGATCGAAGATCCACAGGCGCGGCGTTCGCTGCGTGCCCTGCAGGAGCGGCTGGCGGCGACGGCGTTGCCGCTGCCTGAGAATGAGCGTGCCTTGCTGTTCAACTGCAATACCGGGGCCGACTGGGAGTCCATCGCAACATGA
- a CDS encoding sulfate/molybdate ABC transporter ATP-binding protein, translating to MWLDLKVQRRMQAAGQVFELDVTLQCTQRQVVVFGPSGAGKSLTLKAVAGLLRPGQGHVTLQGQVLFDSHARVDVPPQRRRLGYVFQDYALFPHLSVRQNVAFGLQRGWFNPRRGQRFDVVEQWLQAFRIDHVGDLLPSQISGGQRQRTALARVMVTQPQALLLDEPFAALDHDLRQHLREELAAVLDSNGIPLLLISHDPQDAVVFGQQVAHMADGRVVGD from the coding sequence ATGTGGCTTGACCTGAAGGTGCAGCGCCGGATGCAGGCAGCGGGCCAGGTCTTCGAACTGGACGTCACGCTGCAGTGCACGCAGCGCCAGGTGGTGGTGTTCGGCCCGTCCGGGGCAGGCAAAAGCCTGACGCTCAAGGCCGTGGCCGGACTGCTGCGTCCCGGACAGGGCCATGTGACGCTGCAGGGGCAGGTGCTGTTCGATTCCCACGCGCGGGTCGACGTGCCACCGCAGCGGCGTCGCCTGGGGTACGTGTTCCAGGACTACGCGCTGTTTCCCCACCTGAGCGTGCGCCAGAACGTGGCGTTCGGGCTGCAGCGGGGGTGGTTCAATCCACGCCGTGGCCAGCGCTTCGACGTCGTCGAGCAGTGGCTGCAGGCGTTCCGTATCGACCACGTGGGGGATCTTCTGCCGTCGCAGATCTCCGGCGGCCAGCGTCAGCGTACGGCCCTGGCGCGGGTCATGGTGACCCAACCGCAGGCATTGCTGCTGGACGAGCCGTTCGCCGCACTGGACCACGACCTGCGCCAGCACCTGCGCGAGGAGCTGGCGGCGGTGCTGGACAGTAACGGCATTCCGCTGCTGCTGATCAGCCACGATCCTCAGGATGCCGTCGTCTTCGGCCAGCAGGTCGCGCACATGGCGGACGGCCGGGTCGTCGGCGATTGA
- a CDS encoding MoaD/ThiS family protein has translation MKQVTLQLFGAFSDLDDRREITLEVQGATVADLRQALRELLPVRWPGFRAGLLDYSAFADQQRVLRDHDVLPEDGRVAILPPVSGG, from the coding sequence ATGAAACAGGTGACGTTGCAGTTGTTCGGTGCGTTTTCCGATCTGGATGACCGTCGGGAGATCACGCTGGAGGTGCAGGGTGCGACCGTGGCCGACCTGCGCCAGGCGCTGCGCGAGCTGCTGCCGGTGCGTTGGCCCGGTTTCCGTGCCGGCCTGCTGGACTATTCGGCCTTCGCCGACCAGCAGCGCGTGCTGCGCGATCACGATGTGCTGCCGGAGGATGGCCGCGTGGCCATCCTGCCGCCGGTGAGCGGGGGCTGA
- a CDS encoding molybdenum cofactor biosynthesis protein MoaE yields MDAKPIAKVVDRAHGAIDPAEGIAAVSDPGFGGIDVFIGKVRDVNVGRVVTGITYDLFEPLVLNEIQRLAAEVEAAFGPRLKLYVAHARGRLGIGDVAVVVAAGSPHRDEAFRACRQLIEAVKHQCPIWKQEHYEDGDSAWSEGCSLCHADSTPAHGHDHEHGH; encoded by the coding sequence ATGGACGCGAAGCCGATTGCGAAGGTGGTGGACCGGGCGCACGGGGCGATCGACCCGGCAGAAGGGATCGCCGCGGTGTCCGACCCGGGTTTCGGCGGTATCGACGTGTTCATCGGCAAGGTACGTGACGTGAACGTCGGTCGGGTGGTCACGGGCATCACTTACGACCTGTTCGAGCCGCTGGTGCTGAACGAAATCCAGCGCCTGGCGGCCGAGGTGGAGGCGGCGTTCGGGCCGCGCCTGAAGCTGTATGTGGCGCATGCCAGGGGGCGGCTGGGCATCGGCGATGTGGCTGTGGTGGTGGCCGCCGGCAGCCCGCACCGGGACGAAGCATTCCGCGCGTGCCGGCAGCTGATCGAGGCAGTGAAGCACCAGTGCCCGATCTGGAAGCAGGAACACTACGAGGATGGCGACAGCGCCTGGAGCGAGGGCTGCAGCCTGTGCCATGCGGACAGCACGCCCGCACATGGCCATGACCACGAGCACGGCCATTGA